AAAAAAAATGTTCGATAGCCAAAGTCATTGAATTTGGGAATGATTAAAGACTTTCCCTAAAACATGATACAAACAAAATATTTGGAAACTATCAACATCATAAATCCTAAGAGAAATTGTCAAGAATCAATGAGTAAGTCACTAAAGAAACTAGTTAACCAACGAAGCATGTCAAGAAAAACAATGTTAGCATAGAAGTTATTGCGAAAATGTTAAGGAAACATGAGCTAGCAAATAGGAATAGCCTTTTAATCTTTTATTAGCAATCTAAAACTAGACATAACTAGGAGAGAAGGTGGGAATGACACCACAACAATAATTTTATCATTACAAAATGACCTAAATGGCTacataccaattgtaaggagaATAAATGCACCAATAGTATTTGCTGTGCTGGTAGTAGGAAAAAATGGACTAACAATAAGGATTGATTACAATAAAACAAACCCATTGAACCATAAAGTTGCGTAATATTTGAGGTGAAGCTGCTTACATTGACAGAACAGGAATAGCTGGCAGAGACAGGCACCAGGTCCATGCAAAAGATGTGAGCATATTGTTAGCCATGCATTAGATTGTTGTAATGCATAAAGTGATAGCAACATCATGAAAAGAAGGAACATAAAAGGCtcagaataaaaaaaatgaacaaCACATTGTATGTAGGCTATAAAAAGATAGATCTTCTCCTATCTTAATTTGGATTATAATGGTGTTTTACCAAAGTGCTGATTCTGTTGAGAGTATCTTACAAATTTATACAATTAAGTTCATTTATGAAGGTTTCCAACTTCCGCCAGGAGTCAGCAAACCGCCCAGCACTAGAGTGGAATATAGCGATATTATTCTACTTAATATAAGAAACCCCTCCCTTTGCTATAATCCCATTCTATCTGTGAAAAAAACATGTAAGAAAACATCCTTTCGTCTAACACGTTTTAGCATCACATACCTTGAGAAAACCAATACTCCTAATTCCCTAagtacattttttttttctttttgtgagGTCATTGAAATTTGAAGGTGCCAAACATGCTCAATTGCTCATCTTTCAAGAAGACAACATAATGATATCTAGATGGAGATATGAAGTTGCAAAGGGAAAGGTTGAGTTTGGGCATGCGAGAGCATAGTACCCATAAGATTGAATAGGCGGAAGAGTGAGAGCTCAAACTTAATCTTTGGAAGGGATACAAAAGCCCAAGATACAGCTCCCACCCATGGTTCTGTTGGTATGAGCCTTAGCTTAACCCACAACTCGCCATCAATGTCGAAATCTCGAACCCAAACTGGCACGACGACTGGTACTTTGGTAAACTTTAGGGAGAGCGCCAGAGCCATGCGTGCTCCACCGGCATAGCGAATGCCTATTTGGTACCTGAAGGAAAGAGAGAGTGAGGTTGGTTGTTTGGCAGCAGGCAATCCAATTAGTAATTAATAGTAATATAAGATAGAAAAACGTGAAGTAGGGGAACTGACTGCAGGTCGTTTGCCCGCCTTGAGGTCCGGCGCTCGACGTTCCTGACGGAGAGCGGCTCCTCGCCGAGGTAGAACTGCCTGATCTCGACCCTGTTGACGTAATCGGGTTTGTGGAGGTTGTCGATGACTGGCTGGAGCAGGCCGACGATCCAGTTCTCGATGCCTGTGCGGTAGACCTTCCATAGCTTGCCGAGGACCATGTTGACCCACTCGACGGACTCCTTGCGCTGGAGGTCCTTGTCctcgaggaagagggagaaGCTGGGGGTGGGGACCTGCGGCCATGAGCCGTTGACCTTGAGCTcgcgctcggcgcggcggcgcttgcgcaGCGTCCAGAGCTTGTCGAAGGCGGCGCcgacgaagaagaagagggcGAAGAGGGCGATGACGGAGCGGCTGACGGGGGGCGCGGGGAGCGGGTGGATGACGCCGAGCTGGGTGCGAAGCTTGGAGACGAGCGGGTCCTCTACTTGTGCTTGTAAGGGCGCGAAGGGGCGGGCGAGCTGGTCCTGTTCGGAGAAGGCGGGGGTCGAGGGAGAGGGATTGGGATTGGGAGGAgaggcatcggcggcggcggctctggggaCGGGCAGGCATCGGCGGAGAGGGCGGAAGGAGTAGGACGGGGAGGGGCTAGcagcggggagggagggaggcggcggcaggaTGCCGGCGGAGGGGGGCAGCATCGGGGTTCACAGACATCCGGCGAGGAAGAGCGGGGGTCCAGTCCAGAGGTCGCTGTGTCTGGtctggtggtgctgctgctctcctcggcCTCGGCAACTGCCCCGCCACCAGTTGTTAGGTCCTCGGCTTCCTTGGGCCCATTTGGGTTTGGGCCCAAAGACGAGAAGCCCAATCAATCCAATCTatccccaacccaacccaacccaaccaacCAACCGCATCGTCGCCGGCGAGAGATGGACCCCCGCCAGCTCTCGCCGCAGGAGTGGGAGCAGCTCCTCGACgacttctcctcctcctcctcctcctcctcctcctctccctcccgccGCCACCGATGGCTCCACCTCCCGctcctcgacctcgccgtctCCTCGCTCCCCCGCCGCGACCTCCCCTCCCACCTCAagcccctcctcctctccctcatcGACGACCACCTGCTCCCGCCCTCCCCCCGcagcctccccctcctcctcacctccttcctctccttccctcccgaCCACCCTCTCCGCGACCACCTCCTCGTCACCGTCGTCTCCGCCTTCGcctccgccctcgccgcgcccctctCCAAGGACCACcacgcgccgcccctcgccgctcTCGTCgacgcgctgctcgccgccgccagccgccccaACCACGCCCCCGACCGCGCGCTCGCCTGCGACGCCCTCCGCGCCCTCGACGCCGCGCTCCCGGGCCTCCTCGCCCAAGCCCTCGGCCACCTctacgcgctcgccgccgccgagcgctcCCCGGCCGCCCAGTCCTacctcctcctgctcgcctccgccgcgcgccatgCCGTACGCCTCGGGAgcctcgccgccaccacctccatcCTGGCCGTCGCCGGTCCGCCCACCCCCTTCTCCGTGCCCGCCCACCTGCTCTCGCCCCCCGCCGCCTCTATCTCTATGCCTCCGCCCTCGGAGGTCAACGTCCGGGACATAAGGAAGGTGCTCGCTCTCCTCATGGACAGGCCGCAGGTGCTCACGCCCGCAGCCGCCACGGAGATGACAGCCATCCTTGCCGAGATCGCATCGGCTGTGCTCAAGTGGGCGCCAGCCATCGCAGCGCACATCAAGGTGCACTTCGGGGGGATGCTCTACTCCTCCAACCCCATGCTGCTGCACTCCCTGCTCACGCTCTTCCTCCAGTTCCCGGATGCATTTGGGGCCGAGGATGAGCGCACAATGGCACGCCGCCTAGCTTTGGTTGCTCGTGAGGCGCACCGCCCACTCGCAGCACGCTTGCTGGCTTTGCACTGGCTACTCGGCTCTACCATGTTCAGGAATCTTGTGCCTGGGCTTGCCCGATGGTTTTACCCTAACTTATTCGATCCCCTTGCGCTCAAGGCCAAGAAGCTGGATTGTCTCGCTTATGTTGCTGCTCAACTTGATGGCCGTAAGGTTGCAGGAGGCACAGCTAGTGAGCAAGCGACCGGGCTCCTTGATGATGGCTTGGTTTGTGTCTCCGCCTTCAGGTGGCTCCCTGCATGGAGTATTGAAACGGTTGTGGCGTTCCGAGCACTTCACAGGGTCTTGATTATTGCTGCTCCTCACAGCACCGAGGACACGCGCTGCTCCGGGGCTGGTGAGCTCCTGAATTCTACTATCTTCCACCATTTACAGGTAGAAATTATCGAGATAGTTAATAATAGGCACTGTCATCAAGTCTGCAGGAACAAACAATTCAACTGTTAGTGCAAACGAACTTAACGActctttctgcaatcactatgtATGCAGGCTATCTTGGTTGATATGGCATCAGAGCATCGGGGTTTAGTCCCAGTGATTGCTGAGTTCACCAACCGTTTGCTAGCATGCAACTCACATCAGTGGGCTGGGGAGCAGTTGCTCCGGACACTTGATGAGCGCCTACTTCCAAGGCTTGAGCCAGGCTACCAGCTTGCATCATACTACCCTCTTTTTGAGGAGATTGCGCAGAATGAGATGGTGCCTCAGCTCCGCCTGATAGAATTGCTAACCAAACAGATGGTTTCTCTCACCAAGAAGCATGGCCCAGACACAGAACTGAAGTCGTGGTCTCAGGGAAGCAAGGTTGTGGGCATTTGCCGTGTCATGCTGAAGCATCACCACAGCTCTCATATCTTCCTTCCCCTTTCGCATCTTCTTGTGCTCACTATTGAGTCCTTCCCTGATCTGGAGGTCCGGGACCATGCAAGGTAGGATTTCATGTATCACTTGGTTTTAGGGTTATCTGTTGCTTGATTGTCTTCTCATTGCTTTTAAAATGATTCATCCAGGATTTGCTTGCGGATGTTGTCTTGTATTCCTGGGAAGAAACTGAGGCATCTCATGGGAGTTGGCGAGCAACCTTCTGGGGTCACTCCTTCTCATCCGGGTTCCTTGTTCGACATCCCATCACCAGGCCCTGCTCAAGATCTTACGAGCATGACCAATCTAGTGTCTTACATTCACCTTGAAAGGATTGTGCCTCTAGTTGTAAAGCAATCGTGGGCCCTCACATTGCCTAATTTCAGTGTCCACAGGAGACCATCTGGTCACATTCTTAGTATACAGGACGTGAGCTCTAGTCCCTCAGAGCAAGAAAAGCCAACAGGACCGACAATCGAGAGAATTGAATATACACAAGAAACACTTCGTGTGATGGATTCTAAAGGTGCGGAAACATTGAAAATTCTCAGAAGGTACTTTGCATGCATTCCTGACTACCTGCACTCATCTGGTCTCAAGATAAGAATACCCTGCACGTTTAGATTTGACTCGGAGCCATTTAACCATGCGTGGAGGTCAGATTCGCCAGTTTCAGGTTCTGATGAGGCTGATGAGTTGCCAGCCCTTTATGCAGTGATGATCACATTTTCGTCAAGTGCACAGTTTGGAAAAATCCCCTCATGCCATGTACCTTTCATTCTAGGGGAACCTCCAGGTTCTGGTATGGACATTGTCCCCATTAATAATCAGAACAGGGAAGAATCCAGTTACTGTGCCTCAGTGGTGATAGAACTGGAACCTCGAGAGCCTTCACCTGGCCTTATTGATATCTCAATTGCAGCAAATACAGAGAACTGCCAAGTCTTATCAGGGTCCCTCAAACCAGTTACGGTTGGCATTGAGGACATGTTTATGATGGCCAGTGTACCACCTGATACTCCGAAAGAGGATGTGGCTGTGTACTACCAGGATCTGTTTCATGCTTTATGGGAGGCCTGCGACAGTTCTTCTAACACAGGTCGAGAGACTTTCCCTTTGAGTGGAGGGAAAGGATCAGCAGCCATTAACGGAACTCGGTCTGTTAAGCTTATGGAGGTAACTCCAAAGGTTTTGATTGGAGCTGTTGAAAGATATCTCGCTTCCTTTGTTGTCAGTGTTGCTGGAGATTCACTTGTAACCATTCTGAGAGGAAATGGAATCATTAAGAACATCGTGTGGGAAGAAAGTGTCTCAGATGCCAGTGTAGGTGTTGATGCACTGGTTCCATACTCACCAGACAGCAATCTCCAGCTTCAGCTCATAGATGACGACAATATTGGGATTGGCTCTGAGAGGTATGGCCATGAAAGCAAGAGGGATATGGGAGTCATGAGGTTCATGATATTCCTACCACCCAGGTATCACCTCCTCTTCTTGATGGAAGTTGGATGTGCCTCCACATTGGTCAGGATAAGGACTGATCATTGGCCTTGCCTTGCATATGTGGACGAATACCTGGAAGCGTTGATTTCTTAAAGAACTTCTCTAGCCAGTTGTGTTCAGTTTTGTACCTTATGTAACACTGAAAGAG
This window of the Panicum virgatum strain AP13 chromosome 1K, P.virgatum_v5, whole genome shotgun sequence genome carries:
- the LOC120650784 gene encoding uncharacterized protein LOC120650784: MDPRQLSPQEWEQLLDDFSSSSSSSSSSPSRRHRWLHLPLLDLAVSSLPRRDLPSHLKPLLLSLIDDHLLPPSPRSLPLLLTSFLSFPPDHPLRDHLLVTVVSAFASALAAPLSKDHHAPPLAALVDALLAAASRPNHAPDRALACDALRALDAALPGLLAQALGHLYALAAAERSPAAQSYLLLLASAARHAVRLGSLAATTSILAVAGPPTPFSVPAHLLSPPAASISMPPPSEVNVRDIRKVLALLMDRPQVLTPAAATEMTAILAEIASAVLKWAPAIAAHIKVHFGGMLYSSNPMLLHSLLTLFLQFPDAFGAEDERTMARRLALVAREAHRPLAARLLALHWLLGSTMFRNLVPGLARWFYPNLFDPLALKAKKLDCLAYVAAQLDGRKVAGGTASEQATGLLDDGLVCVSAFRWLPAWSIETVVAFRALHRVLIIAAPHSTEDTRCSGAGELLNSTIFHHLQAILVDMASEHRGLVPVIAEFTNRLLACNSHQWAGEQLLRTLDERLLPRLEPGYQLASYYPLFEEIAQNEMVPQLRLIELLTKQMVSLTKKHGPDTELKSWSQGSKVVGICRVMLKHHHSSHIFLPLSHLLVLTIESFPDLEVRDHARICLRMLSCIPGKKLRHLMGVGEQPSGVTPSHPGSLFDIPSPGPAQDLTSMTNLVSYIHLERIVPLVVKQSWALTLPNFSVHRRPSGHILSIQDVSSSPSEQEKPTGPTIERIEYTQETLRVMDSKGAETLKILRRYFACIPDYLHSSGLKIRIPCTFRFDSEPFNHAWRSDSPVSGSDEADELPALYAVMITFSSSAQFGKIPSCHVPFILGEPPGSGMDIVPINNQNREESSYCASVVIELEPREPSPGLIDISIAANTENCQVLSGSLKPVTVGIEDMFMMASVPPDTPKEDVAVYYQDLFHALWEACDSSSNTGRETFPLSGGKGSAAINGTRSVKLMEVTPKVLIGAVERYLASFVVSVAGDSLVTILRGNGIIKNIVWEESVSDASVGVDALVPYSPDSNLQLQLIDDDNIGIGSERYGHESKRDMGVMRFMIFLPPRYHLLFLMEVGCASTLVRIRTDHWPCLAYVDEYLEALIS
- the LOC120650791 gene encoding calcium-dependent lipid-binding protein-like translates to MLPPSAGILPPPPSLPAASPSPSYSFRPLRRCLPVPRAAAADASPPNPNPSPSTPAFSEQDQLARPFAPLQAQVEDPLVSKLRTQLGVIHPLPAPPVSRSVIALFALFFFVGAAFDKLWTLRKRRRAERELKVNGSWPQVPTPSFSLFLEDKDLQRKESVEWVNMVLGKLWKVYRTGIENWIVGLLQPVIDNLHKPDYVNRVEIRQFYLGEEPLSVRNVERRTSRRANDLQYQIGIRYAGGARMALALSLKFTKVPVVVPVWVRDFDIDGELWVKLRLIPTEPWVGAVSWAFVSLPKIKFELSLFRLFNLMAIPVLSMFLTKLLTEDLPRLFVRPKKIVLDFQQGRAMGPVSGSVASDIIQNVASDIIQDGNKDFVGELSVTLVDARKLSFVLFGKTDPYVVMILGDQVIKSKKNSQTTVIGLPGEPIWNQDFHLLVGNPRKQKLTIQVKDSIGLTDITIGTGEVELGSLKDTVPTDKIVTLYGGWGLFGKRTAGEVLLRLTYKAYVEDEEDEAVRSEFGGGYVSDEDMLDYVQGDMSKGSDFLGKERETFMDLLAALLVSEEFQGIVSSETGSSRDPEQAGSGSGSAVPAAADSETVSNTSSTDTALVWLAAITSVMVLVSSNLGASGYFNP